From the genome of Gracilimonas sp., one region includes:
- a CDS encoding DUF4861 domain-containing protein: MRTSVFIIQGIIISTSLLLLSGCSASQEDFTVINSSNIDRSDEPIVFSREDITEKAGGIQIMEGKLPLPVKDGEPIPAQIDDIDGDGSWDELAFTLSIAAGDTQNVSIEFISPEDYPEFTARTNVRFGVLDEDGVRAVETLEIPGNELPVPLFTRYQMDGPAWENDKVGFRQYIDGRNGRDLFGKTMASMALDTVGIAEDGSLEDNYHVMLPWGRDILAVGNSLGLGGIAMLENNQPVRLGVRMDAEQNNVAKTSYELITEGPVRSIFKLNYEGWNTGNGNYSLENTVTIWAGRYGYTNDITLKSPNASDTLIVGVVNIHNDNPPILFNETGTDYSAFYTHDKQTYDDGWYLGMGIIFPSESYLSYQKAPDSGPGVTTSFLNLFELRQDKSLTYHVLAGWELSDTQFASPEYFDAFISEEIQKESAPVIIK, translated from the coding sequence ATGCGTACTTCAGTCTTTATCATTCAAGGAATTATAATTTCCACATCTCTTCTGCTTCTTTCGGGTTGCTCAGCATCTCAGGAAGACTTTACTGTAATCAATAGTTCAAATATTGACCGGTCGGACGAGCCGATTGTGTTTTCACGGGAGGATATTACCGAAAAAGCCGGTGGTATTCAGATTATGGAAGGAAAGCTTCCCCTGCCTGTAAAAGATGGAGAACCAATTCCTGCTCAAATCGATGATATAGACGGTGACGGCTCGTGGGATGAGCTAGCCTTTACATTATCTATTGCTGCTGGAGATACTCAAAATGTTTCTATTGAGTTCATATCCCCTGAAGATTATCCCGAGTTTACTGCACGTACAAATGTACGCTTCGGTGTTTTAGATGAGGACGGAGTTAGAGCTGTGGAGACTTTAGAGATCCCCGGCAATGAACTTCCGGTTCCCTTGTTCACACGGTACCAAATGGACGGGCCTGCATGGGAAAACGACAAGGTAGGCTTCCGGCAATATATTGATGGAAGAAATGGCCGGGACCTTTTTGGTAAAACAATGGCCTCTATGGCACTCGATACAGTGGGTATAGCTGAAGATGGCTCACTGGAAGACAATTATCATGTAATGTTGCCTTGGGGGCGAGATATTCTTGCTGTGGGGAATTCCCTGGGACTTGGTGGTATTGCCATGCTGGAAAATAACCAGCCTGTCAGGCTTGGAGTTCGCATGGATGCAGAGCAAAACAATGTTGCCAAGACATCCTATGAATTGATTACAGAAGGCCCTGTTCGTTCCATTTTCAAGCTCAATTATGAAGGATGGAACACCGGAAACGGAAATTATAGTCTTGAAAACACCGTAACCATTTGGGCTGGCCGCTATGGTTATACGAATGATATCACTCTTAAAAGCCCTAATGCGTCAGATACCTTGATTGTTGGAGTTGTTAACATCCACAATGATAACCCTCCTATTTTATTTAATGAGACAGGCACCGATTATTCTGCATTCTATACTCACGACAAACAGACTTATGACGACGGTTGGTATCTTGGTATGGGGATTATTTTTCCATCAGAATCTTACCTGAGTTACCAAAAAGCCCCGGATTCGGGACCAGGTGTAACTACGAGTTTTTTGAATCTATTTGAGCTAAGACAGGATAAAAGCCTGACCTATCATGTACTTGCAGGATGGGAACTAAGCGATACGCAATTTGCTAGTCCGGAATATTTTGATGCTTTTATTTCTGAAGAAATACAAAAAGAATCTGCTCCGGTTATCATTAAATAG
- a CDS encoding TRAP transporter substrate-binding protein has translation MHKLSLPIFLISCFLIFNITGCGEVTKEQKTIRLAHALSTSHPVHQGMVRMAELVDEKSEGKLKITIFPSQQLGSEREALELLQIGSIGMTKVSSAALENFVPELRVYSLPYLFKDEQHILDVLNGEIGKELLLAGEEYWLRGLTYYDAGQRSFYTKDRPIETPEDLQGLKIRVMESQMAVSMVNELGGSPTPISWGELYTALQQGVVDGAENNPPSFLTSRHYEVAKYYSLDEHTMLPDLLIISTLQWENLTEQEQAWIQEAADSSATYQRQIWAEAEKEALEVAQEAGVEITYPDKQPFIDMTKPIYEQYRESDPEFYQLIQRILDEHQTD, from the coding sequence ATGCATAAGCTGTCTCTTCCGATATTCCTGATTTCGTGCTTTCTGATATTTAATATTACCGGATGCGGTGAAGTTACCAAGGAGCAGAAAACCATTCGCCTGGCTCATGCCTTAAGTACTTCCCACCCCGTTCACCAGGGAATGGTCCGCATGGCTGAATTGGTAGACGAAAAATCTGAGGGAAAGCTTAAGATCACCATTTTTCCCAGTCAGCAACTTGGATCTGAAAGGGAAGCTCTGGAATTACTTCAGATTGGAAGTATTGGTATGACGAAAGTATCCTCAGCGGCACTGGAAAACTTTGTACCTGAACTTAGAGTGTACAGCCTTCCCTACCTTTTCAAAGACGAGCAACACATTCTGGATGTACTGAATGGGGAAATTGGTAAAGAGTTGCTGTTGGCTGGTGAAGAATACTGGCTTAGAGGGCTCACTTACTATGATGCCGGGCAACGTAGTTTTTACACAAAAGACCGCCCTATCGAAACTCCGGAAGATTTGCAGGGACTCAAAATCAGGGTTATGGAAAGCCAAATGGCAGTAAGCATGGTAAATGAGCTTGGAGGCTCTCCAACTCCAATTTCGTGGGGCGAATTATATACTGCGCTGCAGCAAGGTGTTGTGGATGGAGCCGAGAATAATCCTCCTTCTTTCCTGACATCAAGGCATTATGAAGTGGCTAAATATTATAGCCTTGATGAACACACTATGCTTCCCGATTTGTTAATTATCAGCACCCTGCAATGGGAGAACCTGACAGAACAAGAGCAAGCCTGGATACAGGAAGCCGCTGATTCATCCGCGACCTACCAGAGACAAATTTGGGCAGAAGCTGAGAAGGAAGCACTTGAAGTAGCTCAGGAAGCCGGTGTTGAAATAACCTATCCTGACAAGCAACCCTTTATTGACATGACCAAGCCCATTTACGAACAATACCGTGAATCAGACCCCGAATTTTATCAACTGATCCAGCGAATCCTGGACGAACATCAGACCGATTGA
- a CDS encoding bifunctional 4-hydroxy-2-oxoglutarate aldolase/2-dehydro-3-deoxy-phosphogluconate aldolase, whose translation MARFSRIKVATVMEETGLVPLFYHKNLDTCKEVLTACYKGGARILEFTNRGDFAHEVFGELNKFAEKELPEMILGVGSVTDAGTASLYMQLGANFVVTPVLREDIGIVCNRRKVLWSPGCGSLSEIARAEELGAEIVKLFPGSQLGPGFVKAITAPCPWTSIMPTGGVTAEKENLEGWFNAGVTCVGMGSQLVTKEFLSTKDFTGLEKHVRNTLELINSIRNA comes from the coding sequence ATGGCAAGATTTTCACGCATAAAGGTCGCAACTGTGATGGAAGAAACGGGGCTCGTCCCCTTATTTTATCATAAAAATCTGGATACTTGTAAGGAAGTACTCACTGCTTGCTACAAAGGAGGAGCACGAATCCTCGAATTCACCAATCGCGGTGATTTTGCTCATGAGGTTTTTGGTGAACTCAATAAATTTGCGGAAAAGGAATTACCTGAAATGATTCTTGGTGTTGGTTCTGTAACGGATGCCGGAACGGCTTCTTTATACATGCAGCTGGGTGCAAATTTTGTAGTTACCCCTGTACTTCGGGAAGACATTGGCATTGTTTGTAATCGCCGAAAAGTGTTATGGTCGCCCGGTTGTGGTTCCCTCTCTGAAATTGCCCGGGCAGAAGAACTCGGAGCAGAAATTGTCAAACTTTTCCCCGGAAGTCAGTTAGGCCCCGGGTTTGTGAAAGCCATTACTGCTCCCTGTCCATGGACCAGTATCATGCCAACTGGTGGTGTTACAGCAGAAAAAGAAAACCTTGAGGGCTGGTTTAATGCCGGTGTTACCTGTGTAGGAATGGGCTCTCAGTTAGTAACTAAAGAGTTCCTGTCTACCAAAGACTTTACCGGACTCGAAAAACATGTAAGAAATACACTCGAACTTATTAACTCTATTCGTAATGCATAA
- a CDS encoding VOC family protein, which yields MKIEHFALNVESPVEMREWYVNHLHFDIVKQEKKPPFTTFLADESGQVMLEIYNNPSDNVPDYHGMNPLIVHLAFTSEHPEKEKDRLVEAGASEVSNEELEDGSHLIMLRDPWGLAIQLCKRGKKMLP from the coding sequence ATGAAAATTGAGCATTTTGCCTTAAACGTTGAATCACCCGTTGAAATGAGAGAGTGGTATGTCAATCATCTTCATTTCGACATCGTTAAGCAAGAGAAGAAACCGCCGTTCACTACTTTTTTAGCAGATGAAAGCGGGCAGGTTATGCTTGAGATTTATAATAATCCGTCAGATAACGTGCCTGATTATCATGGCATGAACCCCTTGATCGTTCATTTGGCCTTCACCTCAGAGCATCCAGAAAAAGAAAAGGATCGGCTTGTGGAGGCCGGAGCTTCTGAAGTAAGCAATGAAGAGCTGGAAGATGGTTCACATCTTATCATGCTCAGAGATCCCTGGGGACTCGCTATTCAACTATGCAAACGCGGCAAGAAAATGCTTCCATAG
- a CDS encoding sugar kinase has translation MKKVVTFGEIMLRLSPPGFLRFSQANSFDVIYGGGESNVAVSLANYGIPVEFVTRLPNNDIGECALMEMRKRNVGTNHIIRGGERLGIYFLETGAVSRGSKVVYDRAHSAISTIKKGDIDWEKVFDGADWFHWTGITPALSQGAADVTLEAIKAANELGVTVSTDLNYRAKLWKYGKEPGEIMPALVEGCDVILGNEEDAEKHFGIEPEDVDITKGESMDSQAYLSVCKKLKERFPRAKKIITTLRGSISASHNSWSGVLYNGDEFLETRTYQITDIVDRVGGGDSFMGGLIYGLLTYEDDDQKALDFAVAASCLKHTIYGDANLATVDEVEKLMGGDASGRVSR, from the coding sequence ATGAAGAAAGTAGTCACCTTTGGGGAAATCATGCTTCGACTCTCCCCTCCCGGATTTCTGAGATTTTCACAGGCAAACTCATTTGATGTTATATATGGAGGAGGCGAATCAAATGTAGCCGTATCTTTGGCTAACTATGGCATACCGGTTGAGTTTGTTACCCGCCTTCCGAATAATGATATCGGTGAATGCGCCCTCATGGAGATGAGAAAACGTAATGTGGGCACTAACCATATTATCCGCGGCGGAGAGCGTTTAGGAATTTATTTTCTGGAAACAGGCGCTGTAAGCCGTGGCAGTAAAGTAGTTTACGACCGTGCACACTCTGCTATTTCCACGATTAAAAAGGGTGATATTGACTGGGAAAAAGTGTTTGATGGAGCTGACTGGTTTCATTGGACGGGTATTACCCCTGCCCTTTCTCAGGGAGCAGCTGATGTAACCCTGGAAGCCATCAAAGCGGCCAACGAATTAGGTGTTACTGTATCTACCGACCTAAATTATCGTGCTAAGCTTTGGAAATATGGCAAGGAGCCCGGTGAGATTATGCCAGCATTGGTAGAAGGCTGTGATGTGATCCTTGGTAATGAAGAAGATGCTGAAAAACACTTTGGCATTGAGCCTGAAGACGTAGATATCACCAAAGGTGAATCTATGGACAGCCAGGCTTATCTGTCTGTATGTAAGAAATTGAAAGAGCGCTTCCCAAGAGCGAAGAAAATCATCACAACTTTGCGGGGTTCTATTAGTGCTTCGCATAACTCCTGGTCTGGCGTGCTATATAACGGAGATGAATTCCTGGAAACCAGAACGTATCAAATCACGGATATTGTAGATCGTGTTGGCGGCGGCGATTCCTTCATGGGTGGACTGATTTATGGATTACTTACCTATGAAGATGACGATCAAAAAGCACTTGATTTTGCCGTGGCAGCTTCCTGCCTCAAGCACACCATTTACGGTGACGCTAATTTAGCAACCGTTGATGAAGTAGAAAAATTAATGGGCGGAGATGCTTCCGGCCGTGTATCAAGATAG
- the uxuA gene encoding mannonate dehydratase — MKLEYTWRWYGPDDPVTLKDIRQTEATGIVTALHHIPAGEVWSVDEIQKRKREIEAAGLRWSVVESVPVHEDIKKKSGQCVRYIENYQQTLRNLSLCEVRTVCYNFMPILDWTRTNLNYPVGNGAYALRFEKTAFAAFDLFILRRHGAESDYKDSEIQKAELYHNSMNRKSRDQLTDTIIAGLPGGHEGYSLEAFKKMLNEYKSIDAKELEANLRSFLEEVIPVAEEHNVMMCIHPDDPPFPILGLPRVVSTEQDIKRLLGDVDSPNNGITFCTGSYGVRSDNHLPEMAAKFADRIHFLHLRSVQREGDGSFYEANHLAGDSDIAGVMKAVLESSKLDENRIIPVRPDHGHKMLDDIDKVTNPGYSCIGRLKGLSELRGLEQGLRFSMENKN; from the coding sequence ATGAAGTTAGAATACACATGGCGCTGGTATGGCCCCGACGACCCTGTTACCCTGAAAGACATCCGGCAGACAGAAGCAACGGGAATCGTAACTGCTTTACATCACATTCCTGCTGGAGAAGTTTGGTCGGTTGATGAAATCCAGAAACGGAAGCGGGAAATTGAAGCGGCTGGCCTGAGATGGTCGGTAGTGGAAAGTGTGCCGGTTCATGAAGATATCAAAAAGAAAAGTGGACAGTGCGTTCGCTACATTGAGAATTACCAGCAAACGCTTCGGAACCTTTCTTTATGTGAAGTTAGAACCGTTTGCTATAATTTCATGCCCATCCTGGATTGGACCCGAACCAACCTGAACTATCCGGTTGGTAATGGCGCATATGCTTTACGATTTGAGAAAACCGCCTTTGCTGCTTTTGACCTTTTTATTCTACGCCGCCATGGTGCCGAAAGTGATTACAAGGATTCCGAAATTCAGAAAGCAGAATTGTATCACAACTCCATGAACCGGAAATCCCGTGATCAGTTAACAGATACTATTATTGCCGGTCTTCCCGGCGGCCATGAAGGCTACTCTTTAGAAGCATTCAAAAAGATGCTGAATGAATACAAGAGTATTGATGCCAAAGAACTGGAAGCCAACCTCCGGTCTTTTTTGGAGGAGGTAATTCCCGTTGCTGAAGAACATAATGTAATGATGTGCATCCATCCTGATGACCCTCCTTTTCCTATTCTCGGGTTACCTCGTGTGGTGAGTACGGAGCAGGACATTAAACGACTTTTGGGCGATGTGGATTCGCCTAACAACGGAATCACTTTTTGCACCGGTTCTTATGGAGTTCGTAGTGACAATCATTTGCCCGAGATGGCAGCAAAATTTGCCGATCGCATTCACTTTTTACACCTTAGAAGCGTACAAAGAGAAGGTGATGGTAGTTTCTATGAAGCTAATCACCTGGCCGGAGATTCTGATATAGCTGGAGTTATGAAGGCCGTTCTCGAATCTTCCAAGCTGGATGAAAACCGGATTATCCCAGTTCGACCAGATCACGGACACAAAATGTTAGACGACATTGACAAGGTCACAAACCCCGGTTATTCCTGTATTGGAAGACTAAAAGGATTAAGTGAACTCAGAGGACTGGAACAGGGGCTTCGGTTCAGTATGGAAAATAAAAATTAA
- the kduI gene encoding 5-dehydro-4-deoxy-D-glucuronate isomerase, whose amino-acid sequence MSVNYTVRYAANPEDVKNYGTERLRDDFLIEDLFVSGEINLVYSFYGRQIVGGAKPDSSPLKLETIDPLKANFFLERRELGIINVGEPGFVKVGDSEYEIDFKEAIYIGRGEEEVSFHQKDGKQPLFYFNSAPAHKAYPTKKISQDEAEIVELGSLETANHRVIRKLIVNSIVDTCQLQMGMTQLETGSVWNTMPAHVHNRRMEAYFYFEVPEEQAVCHFMGEPDNTRHIWMKNNQAVLSPPWSIHCGSGTSNYTFIWAMNGENLDYGDMDHVEIQDLK is encoded by the coding sequence ATGTCTGTGAATTACACCGTTAGATATGCCGCAAATCCTGAAGATGTTAAGAATTATGGCACTGAACGCCTCCGGGATGATTTTCTGATTGAAGATTTATTTGTTAGTGGAGAAATCAATCTTGTTTATTCGTTCTATGGCCGTCAAATTGTGGGGGGCGCTAAACCTGACTCCTCCCCTTTGAAGCTGGAAACAATCGACCCTTTGAAAGCTAATTTTTTTCTTGAGCGAAGGGAACTTGGTATTATAAATGTAGGTGAACCCGGCTTCGTTAAAGTGGGTGATAGCGAATATGAAATAGACTTTAAAGAAGCGATTTATATAGGCCGTGGTGAAGAAGAAGTTAGTTTTCACCAAAAAGATGGCAAGCAGCCTCTCTTTTATTTTAACTCTGCACCCGCACATAAAGCCTATCCCACCAAAAAAATATCGCAGGATGAAGCTGAGATTGTAGAACTCGGCTCCCTTGAAACCGCAAACCATCGCGTGATTCGTAAACTCATCGTGAATAGCATCGTGGATACCTGTCAACTACAAATGGGTATGACTCAGCTCGAAACAGGCAGCGTCTGGAATACCATGCCTGCCCATGTTCACAATCGAAGAATGGAAGCTTACTTTTATTTTGAAGTTCCGGAAGAACAAGCTGTTTGTCATTTCATGGGTGAACCGGACAACACCCGCCATATCTGGATGAAAAACAATCAGGCAGTACTTTCTCCCCCATGGTCTATTCACTGTGGATCGGGAACCAGTAATTACACCTTTATATGGGCTATGAATGGCGAGAACCTGGATTACGGAGATATGGATCATGTTGAGATCCAAGACCTGAAGTAA
- a CDS encoding gluconate 5-dehydrogenase: protein MSSLFDLTGKRAFVTGATHGLGMAMAKGLGDAGAELIINGTTPEKMERALEEYRSQGYTVHGFIFDVTDEDKAKEHVDKIEKEIGPIDILVNNAGIIKRVPLKDMEVEDYRRVIDVDLVGPFIMAKQVVKHMIPRGEGKIINICSMMTELGRDTVGAYAAAKGGLKMLTQNMATEWAKHNIQANGIGPGYFATSQTEPIRKDGHPFNDFIIQRTPAGRWGDPEDLAGAAVFLSSKGSDFVNGQIIYVDGGILATIGKPANE from the coding sequence ATGAGTTCTCTATTTGATTTAACAGGAAAGCGAGCTTTTGTAACCGGTGCTACCCACGGTCTGGGTATGGCCATGGCTAAAGGACTTGGTGATGCCGGAGCGGAATTAATTATCAACGGGACTACCCCGGAGAAAATGGAGCGTGCACTGGAAGAATACCGCTCGCAAGGATATACCGTTCATGGCTTTATTTTTGATGTAACCGATGAAGATAAAGCCAAAGAACATGTCGACAAGATCGAGAAGGAAATTGGCCCTATCGATATACTTGTGAACAACGCAGGGATCATTAAAAGAGTCCCCCTAAAAGATATGGAAGTGGAAGACTACCGCCGGGTTATCGATGTAGATCTTGTGGGCCCTTTTATTATGGCCAAACAGGTTGTTAAACACATGATTCCACGTGGTGAAGGCAAGATTATCAATATTTGTTCTATGATGACTGAACTTGGGCGTGATACCGTCGGAGCTTATGCAGCTGCCAAAGGCGGGCTCAAAATGCTGACGCAGAACATGGCTACAGAGTGGGCAAAACATAACATTCAGGCAAACGGAATAGGCCCCGGATATTTTGCAACATCACAGACCGAGCCCATTCGCAAGGACGGCCATCCCTTTAATGATTTCATCATACAACGAACACCAGCTGGCCGATGGGGTGATCCTGAAGATCTGGCTGGCGCAGCCGTTTTTCTATCCTCAAAAGGCAGTGACTTTGTAAATGGACAAATCATCTATGTTGATGGCGGAATTTTAGCCACCATCGGTAAACCAGCCAACGAATAA
- a CDS encoding LacI family DNA-binding transcriptional regulator — protein MAKKRTTIHDIARELDITASTVSRALKDHPRISDSTKESVIAMAKKMNYQPNSIAAALRRGTSNLVGVIIPTVDRNFFASVVRGVEDVLNDTSYNVIICQSNDSLEKEKSNIKALLEAQVDAIFASYAKETTDFSHYEEVIKRGIPLILFDRMQDAFEVDTVVIDDYLGAFKATEHLIEQGCKRIVHFSGPQNVSIYRDRKRGYEQALKKHGISIDESLVLSSDLKLESGKMLGEEISNWPDLPDAVFSASDYAAMGAMEIFKNKEIIVPDDIAVVGFSNESFTSLVDPALSTVDQHSKKMGQFTANLFLDQVKDKDSDHPPSKTVLNPELIIRKSSLKNGQIKPKKS, from the coding sequence ATGGCAAAAAAAAGAACAACCATCCATGATATTGCGCGTGAGCTGGATATTACCGCTTCAACGGTTTCCAGGGCTTTAAAAGATCATCCGCGTATCAGCGATTCTACCAAAGAATCTGTGATCGCAATGGCAAAGAAAATGAACTATCAGCCAAACAGCATTGCGGCTGCTCTTCGAAGAGGGACCAGTAATTTGGTTGGAGTTATTATCCCAACTGTTGACCGAAACTTCTTTGCTTCCGTTGTACGTGGAGTCGAAGATGTGCTTAACGACACCAGCTATAATGTAATTATCTGCCAGTCTAATGATTCGCTGGAGAAGGAGAAATCCAATATCAAGGCATTACTGGAAGCCCAGGTAGATGCTATTTTTGCTTCTTATGCAAAAGAAACCACCGATTTTTCCCATTATGAAGAAGTCATAAAGCGAGGCATCCCCCTTATCCTATTTGACCGGATGCAGGATGCATTTGAAGTAGACACCGTTGTTATTGATGATTATTTGGGAGCTTTCAAGGCAACCGAACACCTGATTGAACAAGGTTGCAAGCGCATTGTTCACTTTTCCGGGCCCCAAAACGTCAGCATATATCGTGACAGAAAACGGGGGTATGAACAAGCACTAAAAAAGCACGGCATATCTATTGATGAATCGCTTGTATTATCCAGTGACTTAAAGCTGGAATCAGGTAAAATGCTTGGTGAAGAAATTTCGAATTGGCCTGATTTGCCAGATGCCGTATTCTCAGCCAGTGACTATGCTGCAATGGGAGCTATGGAGATATTCAAGAATAAAGAAATTATAGTACCTGATGATATTGCCGTGGTTGGATTCAGTAACGAATCTTTTACCTCTCTGGTAGATCCTGCTCTTTCAACCGTTGATCAACACAGCAAAAAAATGGGGCAGTTTACGGCAAACCTTTTCCTGGACCAGGTGAAAGACAAGGATTCTGATCACCCGCCATCAAAGACTGTTTTAAATCCCGAATTGATCATCAGGAAATCATCACTGAAAAATGGACAAATAAAACCAAAAAAATCCTGA
- a CDS encoding TRAP transporter small permease, with amino-acid sequence MKTFDRYLEYFLASLMALMLFSVCWQVLTRYVFSSPSSFTDELARYLLIWIGTLGAAYASGKRLHLAIDLFPASLEGKSKYRLSVFINVLIILFSFTVLVVGGSRLVYITYTLGQVSAAMQLPLAYVYTILPISGILIVYYKIRDIILMSPEKPDLSSQNNPS; translated from the coding sequence ATGAAAACTTTTGACCGATATCTCGAATATTTCCTGGCCTCTCTTATGGCACTGATGCTTTTTAGTGTTTGCTGGCAGGTACTAACACGATACGTTTTTTCATCTCCAAGTTCGTTCACCGATGAGCTAGCCCGCTACCTGCTCATTTGGATCGGAACACTTGGAGCAGCTTATGCATCCGGTAAACGGCTTCACCTAGCCATCGATCTGTTTCCAGCCAGCCTTGAGGGTAAATCAAAATACCGCCTTTCGGTATTTATTAATGTTCTCATCATCCTGTTTTCTTTTACTGTGCTAGTTGTAGGTGGTTCCAGGTTAGTATACATCACTTATACACTTGGTCAGGTTTCTGCTGCCATGCAGTTACCATTGGCTTATGTTTATACAATACTTCCCATCAGCGGGATACTCATTGTGTATTATAAAATCAGAGACATCATCCTTATGAGCCCTGAAAAGCCCGACCTCTCCTCTCAAAATAATCCATCTTAA
- a CDS encoding TRAP transporter large permease subunit — translation MVLTEVLILVLSFIVLLGIGVPIAWSIGLSGLFTLLVSIDSIPAFTTLAQRMGTGLDSFTLLAIPFFILAGQLINKGGLAQRLIKLAKDLMGSLPGGLAHVNIVAAMLFGAIAGSAVAAASAIGSILGPRMEKEGYSREFSAAVNITSSTTGLLIPPSNILIIYSLASGGVSIAALFLAGYLPGILTGLALMIVAAFWAKKKNFPVGERTKLAEVAKSFVRAFPALLLLVIVIGGIIAGIFTATEASAIAVVYTLILGFMYRELTIKELPQVFLESVKTTSIVMLLIAASIAMSWVMSFEEIPQNVTEALLSLSDNKVVILLMINVILLFVGTFMDMTPAVLIFTPIFLPIVVELGIEPVHFGIIMILNLSIGLCTPPVGTILFVGVGVAKTTIVKVIKPLLPLFIAMIVALMVITYFPQISLWLPNLFGF, via the coding sequence ATGGTTTTAACTGAAGTATTGATCCTGGTTTTAAGTTTTATCGTTTTATTAGGAATAGGCGTACCTATCGCTTGGAGTATTGGTTTGTCCGGGCTTTTTACTCTGCTGGTAAGTATAGATAGCATTCCGGCATTTACCACTCTGGCACAAAGAATGGGTACCGGCCTTGATAGTTTTACCCTCCTTGCTATTCCTTTTTTCATATTGGCAGGGCAATTGATTAACAAAGGCGGGCTTGCCCAACGGCTTATTAAGCTTGCCAAAGATTTGATGGGCTCCCTCCCCGGGGGGCTGGCCCATGTTAATATAGTAGCAGCCATGTTATTCGGAGCAATTGCTGGGTCTGCTGTTGCAGCTGCCTCTGCTATCGGTTCCATTCTGGGGCCAAGGATGGAAAAAGAAGGCTATTCCCGGGAGTTTTCGGCTGCCGTTAATATTACTTCTTCTACAACGGGACTACTCATTCCTCCCTCAAACATTTTAATTATTTATTCACTTGCCAGTGGTGGGGTTTCCATTGCAGCCCTCTTCCTGGCTGGATATTTGCCAGGTATACTTACCGGTTTAGCTCTTATGATCGTTGCAGCATTTTGGGCTAAAAAGAAAAACTTCCCAGTTGGTGAACGCACTAAATTGGCTGAAGTAGCTAAAAGCTTTGTAAGAGCCTTCCCTGCTTTGTTACTCCTTGTGATTGTAATTGGGGGAATCATAGCCGGTATCTTTACAGCTACAGAAGCTTCAGCAATTGCTGTGGTTTATACCCTTATTTTAGGATTTATGTATAGGGAACTGACGATTAAAGAATTACCACAGGTTTTCCTGGAATCTGTTAAAACAACATCCATCGTGATGTTACTTATCGCAGCTTCCATTGCTATGTCGTGGGTAATGTCGTTCGAGGAAATTCCTCAAAATGTAACAGAAGCACTACTATCGCTAAGTGATAACAAAGTCGTCATTCTTTTGATGATCAATGTTATTCTGTTGTTTGTAGGAACTTTTATGGACATGACACCGGCAGTACTCATTTTCACCCCTATATTCCTTCCTATTGTAGTAGAACTGGGTATTGAACCGGTTCACTTTGGAATTATCATGATTCTGAACTTATCTATTGGCTTGTGTACCCCACCGGTAGGAACTATTTTATTTGTAGGAGTAGGAGTTGCCAAGACAACCATCGTCAAGGTCATAAAACCATTGCTGCCGTTATTTATAGCAATGATTGTAGCCCTGATGGTTATTACATATTTCCCACAAATCAGCTTGTGGTTACCAAATTTATTTGGATTCTGA